One stretch of Kogia breviceps isolate mKogBre1 chromosome 18, mKogBre1 haplotype 1, whole genome shotgun sequence DNA includes these proteins:
- the KDELR1 gene encoding ER lumen protein-retaining receptor 1, whose protein sequence is MNLFRFLGDLSHLLAIILLLLKIWKSRSCAGISGKSQVLFAVVFTARYLDLFTNYISLYNTCMKVVYIACSFTTVWMIYSKFKATYDGNHDTFRVEFLVVPTAILAFLVNHDFTPLEILWTFSIYLESVAILPQLFMVSKTGEAETITSHYLFALGVYRTLYLFNWIWRYHFEGFFDLIAIVAGLVQTVLYCDFFYLYITKVLKGKKLSLPA, encoded by the exons ATGAATCTCTTCCGATTCCTGGGAGACCTCTCCCACCTCCTAGCCATCATCTTGCTGCTGCTCAAAATCTGGAAGTCCCGCTCGTGTGCCG GGATTTCGGGGAAGAGCCAGGTCCTGTTTGCTGTGGTGTTCACTGCCCGCTACCTGGACCTCTTCACCAACTACATCTCACTCTACAACACGTGCATGAAG GTGGTCTACATCGCCTGTTCTTTCACCACGGTCTGGATGATTTACAGCAAGTTCAAAGCCACTTACGATGGGAACCACGACACGTTCCGAGTGGAGTTCCTCGTTGTTCCCACGGCCATCCTGGCGTTCTTGGTCAACCATGACTTTACCCCTCTAGAG ATCCTCTGGACCTTCTCCATCTACCTGGAGTCCGTGGCCATCCTGCCGCAGCTGTTCATGGTGAGCAAGACAGGCGAGGCGGAGACCATCACCAGCCACTACCTGTTTGCGCTGGGTGTCTACCGCACGCTCTATCTCTTCAACTGGATCTGGCGCTACCACTTCGAAGGCTTCTTCGACCTCATCGCCATCGTGGCAGGCCTGGTCCAGACGGTCCTCTACTGTGATTTCTTCTACCTCTACATCACCAAAG tCCTCAAGGGGAAGAAGCTGAGTTTGCCGGCGTAG
- the SYNGR4 gene encoding synaptogyrin-4 isoform X1 → MLIPESLQDLANSEAVQFLKRPKTIARIFAAVFSLIVFSSLLTDGYQNKTNSSQLHCVLNGNNAGCSFAVGAGLLAFLSCLAFLALDAHEGRVASSRFKRAFQLLDFILAVLWAGIWSVGFCFLANQWRRSPPRQFLLGSSSAKAAVTFAFFSILVWILQAYLALQDLRNDAPLSYKRSLDEGGVVLTSLASAASPVNTPTTGPHRLSYTGSALFPHLTTPKAPRLTMMPDTYTAHPHQ, encoded by the exons ATGCTCATCCCAGAAAGCCTCCAGGACCTGGCCAACAGTGAAGCCGTGCAGTTTCTCAAGAGGCCAAAGACGATCGCGCGGATCTTTGCAGCG GTCTTCTCCCTCATCGTCTTCTCCTCCCTGCTGACTGACGGCTACCAGAACAAGACCAACTCTTCGCAGCTCCACTGCGTCCTCAACGGCAACAACGCGGGCTGCAGCTTCGCCGTGGGAGCCGGCCTCCTGGCCTTCCTCAGCTGCCTGGCCTTCCTCGCCCTGGACGCCCATGAGGGCCGCGTCGCCAGCAGCCGCTTCAAGAGGGCCTTCCAGCTCCTGGACTTCATCCTGGCCG TCCTCTGGGCAGGCATTTGGTCCGTGGGATTCTGCTTCCTGGCCAACCAGTGGCGGCGTTCACCACCCAGACAATTCCTCCTGGGGAGCAGTAGCGCCAAGGCCGCCGTCACCTTCGCTTTCTTCTCCATCCTCGTCTGG ATACTCCAGGCCTACCTGGCCCTCCAGGACCTCCGAAATGATGCTCCACTCTCCTACAAGCGCTCCCTGGACGAAGGCGGCGTGGTGCTGACCTCCCTGGCGTCCGCCGCCAGCCCTGTCAACACGCCCACCACCGGTCCCCACAGGCTGAGCTACACCGGCTCTGCTCTGTTCCCCCATCTGACCACTCCGAAGGCCCCCCGCCTCACTATGATGCCCGACACCTACACAGCTCATCCACACCAGTAA
- the SYNGR4 gene encoding synaptogyrin-4 isoform X2 — MLIPESLQDLANSEAVQFLKRPKTIARIFAANKTNSSQLHCVLNGNNAGCSFAVGAGLLAFLSCLAFLALDAHEGRVASSRFKRAFQLLDFILAVLWAGIWSVGFCFLANQWRRSPPRQFLLGSSSAKAAVTFAFFSILVWILQAYLALQDLRNDAPLSYKRSLDEGGVVLTSLASAASPVNTPTTGPHRLSYTGSALFPHLTTPKAPRLTMMPDTYTAHPHQ; from the exons ATGCTCATCCCAGAAAGCCTCCAGGACCTGGCCAACAGTGAAGCCGTGCAGTTTCTCAAGAGGCCAAAGACGATCGCGCGGATCTTTGCAGCG AACAAGACCAACTCTTCGCAGCTCCACTGCGTCCTCAACGGCAACAACGCGGGCTGCAGCTTCGCCGTGGGAGCCGGCCTCCTGGCCTTCCTCAGCTGCCTGGCCTTCCTCGCCCTGGACGCCCATGAGGGCCGCGTCGCCAGCAGCCGCTTCAAGAGGGCCTTCCAGCTCCTGGACTTCATCCTGGCCG TCCTCTGGGCAGGCATTTGGTCCGTGGGATTCTGCTTCCTGGCCAACCAGTGGCGGCGTTCACCACCCAGACAATTCCTCCTGGGGAGCAGTAGCGCCAAGGCCGCCGTCACCTTCGCTTTCTTCTCCATCCTCGTCTGG ATACTCCAGGCCTACCTGGCCCTCCAGGACCTCCGAAATGATGCTCCACTCTCCTACAAGCGCTCCCTGGACGAAGGCGGCGTGGTGCTGACCTCCCTGGCGTCCGCCGCCAGCCCTGTCAACACGCCCACCACCGGTCCCCACAGGCTGAGCTACACCGGCTCTGCTCTGTTCCCCCATCTGACCACTCCGAAGGCCCCCCGCCTCACTATGATGCCCGACACCTACACAGCTCATCCACACCAGTAA